A genome region from Paenibacillus pabuli includes the following:
- a CDS encoding thioredoxin family protein yields MGKPNLSHKFGKGLPPKEFIESMTKNQSEFQANYDSFTWSSEEDREFFESLNHRDDLRVLILAADWCGDVVRNIPVVFQALEISGIPTEVLIMENHPEVMDEFLTMGGRSVPIVIFADTGGHVLGQWGPRPQHVQEVMVEFKRQNPDRDAADYQEKMAVVRQEIGKRYGEGTESHAVIIRELRELISGY; encoded by the coding sequence ATGGGTAAACCAAACTTGTCTCACAAATTCGGTAAAGGTCTGCCGCCGAAGGAATTCATTGAGAGCATGACCAAGAACCAAAGCGAATTTCAGGCAAACTATGACAGCTTCACATGGTCAAGCGAAGAGGATCGCGAGTTTTTCGAGAGCTTGAATCACCGCGATGATTTGCGCGTTTTGATTTTGGCTGCTGACTGGTGTGGAGATGTTGTTCGCAACATACCTGTCGTATTCCAGGCACTGGAGATCTCGGGCATTCCAACCGAAGTTCTTATTATGGAAAATCATCCTGAAGTGATGGATGAATTCCTTACGATGGGCGGTCGCTCCGTACCTATCGTTATTTTTGCCGATACGGGCGGACATGTGCTGGGCCAATGGGGACCGCGTCCTCAGCATGTACAGGAAGTCATGGTTGAATTTAAACGCCAAAATCCGGATCGCGATGCAGCTGACTATCAGGAGAAGATGGCTGTAGTACGTCAGGAAATCGGTAAACGCTATGGGGAAGGAACGGAATCGCATGCAGTCATTATCCGTGAGCTGCGTGAACTGATTTCGGGTTACTAA
- a CDS encoding MBL fold metallo-hydrolase translates to MLNIRTFTLGPLQTNAYLLQGEDPGKAVIIDPGMNPGSLLKAIQDLEIEAILLTHAHFDHMGGVDEIRKLKGCPVYLHDLESDWLTSPKLNGSLNWPQASPPLSTDPAEYAMDEGQTLHFVGHTFKVYHTPGHSPGSVSLLCGDDLFAGDVLFRMGVGRTDLTGGRERDLIDSIQNKLYTFANEVKVYPGHGPKTTIGYEKQNNPYVSAR, encoded by the coding sequence ATGCTTAACATTCGTACATTTACACTCGGTCCGCTCCAGACGAATGCATATCTGTTGCAAGGTGAAGACCCGGGCAAAGCCGTTATCATTGATCCGGGCATGAACCCGGGTTCGCTGCTAAAAGCCATTCAAGACCTGGAAATTGAAGCGATTTTGCTGACACATGCTCATTTTGATCATATGGGCGGTGTGGACGAAATCCGCAAATTGAAAGGTTGCCCAGTCTATTTGCATGATTTGGAGAGTGACTGGCTCACCTCTCCCAAACTGAATGGATCATTGAACTGGCCGCAGGCTTCACCGCCTCTTTCGACAGATCCTGCGGAATATGCGATGGATGAAGGACAGACCCTCCATTTTGTTGGACATACATTTAAGGTATATCATACACCGGGACATTCCCCAGGCAGTGTAAGCTTGCTGTGTGGTGATGACTTGTTTGCAGGAGACGTTCTGTTCCGTATGGGTGTAGGGAGAACGGATCTGACGGGTGGACGGGAACGGGACTTGATCGATTCCATTCAAAATAAGCTGTATACCTTTGCTAATGAAGTAAAGGTATACCCTGGCCATGGCCCGAAAACAACCATCGGTTATGAGAAGCAAAATAATCCTTACGTTTCCGCAAGATGA
- the sigY gene encoding RNA polymerase sigma factor SigY produces MSQMEAAELEEVRRAAEGDDRALAALLQRHYAFVYKYLVKVTMDPNAAEETVQDTMIRCMENIHRYDGSSAFSSWMITIATRIYIDKTRRKKRENGWLDMIRSEAIRRFRWQFESRNEEWTDVMDAMTRLTPEHRVAVLLKHYYGYGYDEIGEMLGIPAGTAKSRTAYGLRQLRKELG; encoded by the coding sequence ATGAGTCAGATGGAAGCAGCCGAACTGGAAGAGGTCCGCAGGGCAGCAGAAGGAGATGATCGTGCGCTGGCGGCACTGCTTCAACGTCATTATGCTTTCGTGTACAAATATCTAGTCAAGGTTACGATGGATCCAAACGCTGCTGAAGAAACAGTTCAGGATACGATGATCCGATGCATGGAGAACATTCACCGTTATGACGGTTCGTCTGCCTTTTCATCATGGATGATTACCATTGCTACACGCATCTATATTGACAAGACAAGGCGCAAGAAAAGAGAAAATGGCTGGTTGGACATGATCCGTAGTGAGGCCATTAGACGATTCCGATGGCAGTTTGAGAGCCGGAATGAAGAATGGACGGATGTTATGGACGCCATGACAAGATTAACGCCGGAACATCGTGTTGCTGTTCTATTGAAGCACTATTATGGTTATGGCTATGATGAGATTGGGGAAATGCTTGGTATTCCAGCCGGAACGGCGAAATCGCGAACGGCCTATGGCCTTCGTCAATTGAGAAAGGAGTTGGGATAA
- a CDS encoding YxlC family protein, which yields MSRTDEQDDQELLERLQQQMKVLDDAYEPVSIPSLASLEVQVRERRRINRRKNLIEMILFWVVGLMVIASGALLFLSAPALYLGIQAIGVAAAVTAAMIWAGKHRKEEAPHE from the coding sequence ATGAGCAGGACGGATGAACAAGATGATCAAGAGCTCCTGGAACGACTGCAGCAGCAGATGAAAGTGCTGGATGATGCATATGAGCCTGTGAGTATACCTTCATTAGCCTCGCTGGAAGTGCAGGTCAGGGAGCGAAGACGAATCAATCGTCGTAAGAACCTGATCGAAATGATTTTGTTCTGGGTTGTCGGGCTGATGGTTATTGCTTCTGGGGCATTGCTGTTCCTGTCTGCTCCAGCTCTTTATTTGGGTATCCAGGCCATTGGTGTAGCGGCAGCGGTGACAGCAGCAATGATATGGGCAGGCAAACATCGGAAGGAGGAAGCTCCTCATGAATAA
- a CDS encoding ATPase encodes MLRLGEKVVIVADAFEQNLPVGEYGFIIAYDRNPDNAFDYVLRVPQVNRNFFVPSGDVDLEEVLLKQEAERVEREALIDYALATHNEKLFHHLMNGEVQAVEEEEETANDVMSQADFIKQVNLRAWI; translated from the coding sequence ATGCTGCGATTAGGAGAAAAGGTTGTCATCGTCGCGGATGCGTTTGAGCAGAATCTTCCTGTGGGGGAATATGGTTTCATCATCGCTTATGACCGGAATCCGGACAATGCGTTCGATTACGTGCTTCGAGTGCCGCAGGTGAACAGGAACTTTTTTGTTCCATCCGGCGACGTCGATCTGGAAGAGGTTCTGCTGAAGCAGGAAGCTGAGCGGGTCGAGCGAGAAGCGTTGATAGATTACGCCCTTGCGACACACAACGAGAAACTGTTTCATCATTTGATGAACGGAGAGGTTCAAGCTGTGGAAGAGGAAGAGGAAACCGCGAACGATGTTATGTCACAGGCGGATTTTATAAAGCAGGTTAATCTGCGTGCATGGATTTAG
- the gatC gene encoding Asp-tRNA(Asn)/Glu-tRNA(Gln) amidotransferase subunit GatC produces the protein MSISNNDVQHVAKLARLNLTSEEEQTLTGQLNAILKYAEKLNELDTENIEPTTHVLHVSNVMREDETKESLSIEQVMRNAPEEEDGQFKVPAVME, from the coding sequence ATGAGTATTTCGAATAATGACGTTCAGCATGTGGCCAAGCTGGCCCGGCTCAATTTGACTTCTGAAGAAGAACAGACACTTACAGGACAGCTGAACGCGATTTTAAAATATGCAGAGAAGCTGAATGAGCTGGATACAGAGAACATTGAGCCAACGACTCACGTTCTGCACGTCAGCAATGTGATGCGTGAAGATGAAACGAAGGAAAGCCTGTCAATTGAACAGGTGATGCGCAATGCACCGGAAGAAGAAGACGGGCAGTTTAAAGTGCCTGCTGTAATGGAATAA
- the gatA gene encoding Asp-tRNA(Asn)/Glu-tRNA(Gln) amidotransferase subunit GatA — protein sequence MSLFEQSLPELHNKLHAKELSVSDLVDQAYQNISAREDKVKAYLALDEEQARSRARQLDDRLVSGEEKGLLFGLPVGIKDNIVTNGLRTTCGSQFLRNFDPVYDATVVEKLRAADTVTIGKLNMDEFAMGGSNENSSFYPVRNPWALDRVPGGSSGGSAAAVAAGEAYFTLGSDTGGSIRQPASYCGVVGMKPTYGLVSRFGLVAFASSLDQIGPLTKNVEDSAYVLQAIAGYDAKDSTSAKVEIPDYLSGLTGDVKGLRIAVPKEYIGEGVDPQVKETILSALKVLEGLGATWEEVSLPHTEYAVATYYLLASSEASSNLARFDGVRYGVRADNPDNLLDLYHQSRSQGFGPEVKRRIMLGTYALSSGYYDAYYLKAQKVRTLIKQDFDDVFAKYDVIIGPTAPTTAFKLGSQVDDPLTMYLNDILTIPVSLAGVPAVSIPCGFSDGLPVGMQIIGKAFDETTVLRVAHAFEQNTEFHKQRPQL from the coding sequence GTGAGTTTATTTGAACAATCATTGCCTGAGTTACATAACAAGCTGCACGCCAAAGAATTATCGGTCAGCGACCTGGTGGACCAAGCATATCAGAACATTAGTGCACGCGAAGACAAAGTGAAGGCATATCTTGCGCTGGATGAGGAACAGGCCCGTTCTCGCGCACGTCAGCTGGATGATCGGCTCGTCAGTGGTGAGGAGAAAGGTTTGCTTTTTGGATTGCCGGTGGGAATTAAGGACAACATCGTTACGAACGGACTGCGCACGACATGTGGCAGCCAGTTTTTGCGCAACTTCGACCCAGTCTATGATGCAACCGTTGTCGAAAAGCTGAGAGCCGCAGATACGGTGACGATCGGTAAACTGAACATGGATGAATTTGCCATGGGCGGTTCGAATGAAAATTCAAGTTTTTATCCTGTGCGAAACCCATGGGCTCTGGATCGAGTTCCGGGTGGTTCCAGTGGTGGTTCTGCGGCTGCAGTGGCTGCAGGAGAAGCGTACTTTACGCTTGGATCAGACACGGGCGGTTCCATTAGACAGCCAGCTTCGTATTGCGGCGTTGTCGGCATGAAACCGACGTATGGACTCGTTTCGCGTTTTGGATTGGTTGCATTTGCATCCTCATTGGATCAGATCGGACCTCTGACGAAAAATGTTGAAGATTCTGCATATGTACTGCAAGCGATCGCCGGCTATGACGCGAAAGATTCGACATCTGCAAAAGTGGAGATTCCGGACTATTTAAGCGGACTGACAGGTGATGTCAAAGGTCTGCGCATTGCCGTACCGAAGGAATACATTGGAGAAGGTGTTGATCCGCAAGTCAAAGAGACCATTCTCTCTGCCTTGAAAGTGCTTGAGGGACTCGGCGCCACTTGGGAAGAAGTATCCCTTCCACATACCGAATATGCGGTGGCTACGTATTATCTATTGGCTTCTTCAGAGGCTTCATCCAACCTGGCCCGGTTTGACGGCGTGCGTTATGGCGTGCGTGCAGATAACCCGGACAACCTGCTTGATCTGTACCACCAATCCCGCAGCCAAGGCTTCGGTCCGGAAGTGAAACGTCGTATCATGCTCGGGACATATGCGCTCAGCTCCGGTTACTATGATGCCTATTACCTGAAAGCCCAAAAAGTACGTACATTGATCAAACAGGATTTCGATGACGTATTTGCCAAATATGATGTCATTATCGGACCAACTGCGCCTACAACCGCATTCAAACTGGGTTCTCAGGTGGATGATCCACTCACCATGTATCTCAATGACATCCTGACCATTCCGGTCAGTCTCGCAGGCGTACCTGCAGTTAGCATCCCATGCGGCTTCTCGGATGGATTGCCTGTCGGCATGCAAATTATTGGTAAGGCCTTTGATGAAACGACTGTACTGCGCGTTGCGCATGCGTTTGAACAAAATACGGAATTCCACAAGCAGCGTCCGCAGCTGTAG
- the gatB gene encoding Asp-tRNA(Asn)/Glu-tRNA(Gln) amidotransferase subunit GatB — protein MSASKYETVIGLEVHVELHTNSKIFCGCSTAFGAPPNTHTCPVCLGHPGVLPVLNRQAVDYAMKAAMALNCTIADVSKFDRKNYFYPDSPKAYQISQFDQPIGENGWIDIEVNGETKRIGITRLHLEEDAGKLTHVDGGYASLVDFNRVGTPLVEIVSEPEISSPEEARAYLEKLRAIMQYCDVSDVKMEEGSLRCDANISLRPHGQEKLGTRAELKNMNSFRGVQRGLEYEQFRQAEILDDGGEVVQETRRWDEAQGKTLTMRGKEQAHDYRYFPDPDLVKLHIDAAWKERIKASIPELPDERKARYTADYGLPNYDAEVITSSKAVADLFEDSLKYTQDAKAVSNWIMGDLLGYLNNSNLELSQVPLTGQGLGEMIGLLEKGTISSKIAKTVFKEMLESGKLPQQIVEEKGLVQISDEGAILAIVEQVVANNPQSVEDYKAGKQKAIGFLVGQVMKESKGKANPGLVNQLLADVLNR, from the coding sequence ATGTCTGCATCTAAATATGAAACGGTCATTGGACTAGAAGTCCATGTGGAGTTGCATACAAACTCCAAAATCTTTTGCGGCTGTTCCACGGCCTTTGGAGCACCACCGAATACCCATACTTGTCCCGTCTGTCTCGGACATCCGGGCGTATTGCCCGTACTGAACCGTCAGGCTGTGGATTACGCCATGAAAGCAGCGATGGCCCTCAACTGTACCATTGCTGATGTCAGCAAATTCGATCGTAAAAACTATTTCTATCCGGATTCTCCGAAAGCCTACCAGATCTCACAATTCGATCAACCGATCGGTGAGAACGGGTGGATTGACATTGAAGTAAACGGAGAAACAAAACGAATCGGCATTACCCGTCTTCACCTGGAAGAGGATGCCGGTAAGCTTACTCACGTTGATGGCGGCTATGCTTCATTGGTTGACTTCAACCGTGTGGGTACACCTCTGGTAGAGATTGTATCCGAACCGGAAATTTCTTCTCCGGAAGAAGCTCGTGCTTATCTGGAAAAATTGCGTGCGATCATGCAGTACTGCGATGTGTCGGACGTGAAGATGGAAGAAGGCTCCCTGCGTTGTGACGCCAACATCAGTTTGCGTCCGCATGGGCAGGAGAAGCTGGGAACAAGAGCAGAGCTGAAAAACATGAACTCCTTCCGTGGCGTTCAGCGCGGCTTGGAATATGAGCAGTTCCGTCAGGCTGAAATTTTGGATGACGGCGGTGAAGTGGTTCAGGAGACGCGTCGCTGGGATGAGGCGCAAGGAAAAACGCTGACGATGCGCGGCAAAGAGCAAGCGCATGACTACCGCTATTTCCCGGATCCGGATCTGGTCAAGCTGCATATTGATGCAGCCTGGAAGGAGCGGATCAAAGCTTCAATTCCGGAGCTTCCTGACGAGCGCAAAGCACGTTATACCGCTGATTACGGATTGCCGAATTATGATGCAGAGGTGATTACCTCATCCAAAGCAGTTGCTGATCTTTTTGAAGACAGCCTGAAATATACGCAGGATGCCAAAGCCGTATCCAACTGGATTATGGGCGACCTGCTTGGTTATCTGAACAACAGCAACCTGGAATTGTCTCAGGTGCCTCTGACGGGTCAGGGGCTCGGTGAGATGATCGGATTGCTGGAGAAAGGCACGATCAGCAGCAAAATCGCCAAAACGGTCTTTAAGGAAATGTTGGAGAGCGGCAAGCTTCCACAGCAGATCGTTGAGGAAAAAGGTCTTGTGCAAATCAGTGACGAAGGTGCCATTCTTGCGATTGTAGAACAGGTTGTTGCAAACAATCCTCAATCCGTGGAAGACTACAAGGCAGGAAAACAGAAAGCAATCGGCTTCCTGGTTGGCCAGGTTATGAAAGAAAGTAAAGGCAAGGCTAATCCGGGTCTGGTTAATCAACTGCTTGCAGATGTACTGAACCGCTAA